A genomic window from Salvelinus namaycush isolate Seneca chromosome 5, SaNama_1.0, whole genome shotgun sequence includes:
- the LOC120047226 gene encoding RNA polymerase II degradation factor 1-like — translation MTEYYEEGGLLYEHSPPMHIKVESPEGPFGGGVSEDGFPREDEDSEGSCDQSSGLPGGLPFNVVVVHPNIMTPGMSSDDLLSMEQHRGMSSMLAAGGAGKRKSRFSGAELEVLVSEVTRCEGELFGPAGRLRRRERERIWAGILERVNAVSRVPRTLREVKKRWDDLKRRNGGRLADARHRTCYLPSNRGASMLGRSAQASPRLHQARQKQSTRGKASFTCLTDTEPVGGGEGSERDGFEKDEDSGAREGEVGEAGEAECEGAESSMEEKLGLGLGLGIGPPPNSERWLPPSPLYSAPFLNGTPQPSPQPSLGAQQGPLEAPPRGLWLEDELRGVGEAALQLGDRVEQSLREFGEGFRCDMRTLVASQEALATSLQQNNVLLQRLLGVLEAQQQQQPPQQQPHHSQKQQPQQSIMQQPQQLQQQQPQPQQPIQQQQPQQQQQQIQPQQQQLLLQQPQLVQQQQQQQIQPQQQQLLLQQPQLVQQQQQLQLLPQQPQQQHPQSPMSDV, via the exons GGGGGCTGCTGTACGAGCACTCGCCTCCCATGCACATCAAAGTGGAGTCTCCGGAGGGACCCTTCGGAGGGGGCGTCTCAGAGGACGGCTTTCCCAGGGAGGATGAGGACTCGGAAGGCAGCTGTGACCAAAGCAGTGGGCTGCCTGGTGGACTCCCCTTCAACGTGGTGGTGGTGCATCCTAACATCATGACCCCTGGCATGTCCTCAGATGACCTCCTATCCATGGAACAGC ACAGAGGTATGTCCTCTATGTTGGCAGCAGGGGGTGCAGGAAAGAGGAAGAGTCGTTTTAGCGGTGCAGAGCTGGAGGTGCTGGTTTCTGAGGTGACGCGGTGTGAGGGAGAGCTTTTTGGTCCTGCTGGGAGGCTCCGgcgcagggagagagagaggatctggGCAGGGATCCTGGAGCGGGTCAACGCTGTGTCCAGAGTCCCTCGTACCCTCCGCGAGGTCAAGAAGCGCTGGGACGACCTGAAGAGACGCAATGGAGGCAGGCTGGCAGACGCTAGGCACCGCACTTGTTACCTGCCATCCAACAGAGGGGCTTCCATGCTGGGACGGTCAGCTCAGGCAAGCCCCAGGCTTCACCAGGCCAGACAGAAGCAAAGCACCAGAGGGAAGGCCAGTTTCACGTGCTTAACTGATACAGAACCAG TGGGTGGAGGTGAAGGGTCGGAGAGGGATGGCTTTGAGAAGGATGAGGATAGTGGAGCGCGGGAAGGGGAGGTGGGAGAGGCGGGAGAGGCGGAATGCGAGGGGGCAGAGAGCAGTATGGAGGAAAAGCTGGGTTTAGGACTGGGACTGGGGATAGGACCTCCCCCTAACTCGGAACGCTGGctgcctccctctcccctctacaGCGCCCCTTTCCTCAATGGGACTCCTCAGCCTAGTCCCCAGCCCTCACTAGGGGCCCAGCAGGGACCATTGGAGGCCCCTCCTCGCGGCTTATGGCTGGAGGACGAGCTACGCGGCGTGGGGGAGGCAGCTCTGCAGCTGGGGGATCGGGTGGAGCAGAGTCTTCGGGAGTTTGGGGAGGGATTCAGATGTGATATGAGAACATTAGTGGCCTCTCAAGAGGCACTGGCAACCAGCCTACAGCAAAACAATGTTCTCCTGCAAAGGCTGCTGGGAGTCCTAGAGgcacagcagcagcaacaaccaCCACAGCAGCAGCCACATCATTCCCAAAAACAACAGCCACAACAATCAATAATGCAGCAACCACAACAGTTACAGCAGCAGCAACCACAGCCTCAACAACCAATTCAGCAGCAGCAGccgcagcagcaacaacaacagataCAACCACAACAGCAACAACTGTTACTACAGCAACCCCAACTggtgcagcagcagcaacaacaacagataCAACCACAACAGCAACAACTGTTACTACAGCAACCCCAACTGgtgcagcagcaacaacagctaCAACTGCTACCACAGCAACCACAGCAGCAACACCCCCAGAGTCCAA